The following proteins are co-located in the Micromonospora viridifaciens genome:
- a CDS encoding CarD family transcriptional regulator, which translates to MVFSVGETVVYPHHGAALIEAIETRVIKGEPKQYLVLRVAQGDLTVRVPAENAEIVGVREVVGEEGLGKVFDVLRAPHTEEPTNWSRRYKANLEKLASGNPLKVAEVVRDLWRRERERGLSAGEKRMLAKARDILVGEVALAEKSTKDEAETLLDKVLTEA; encoded by the coding sequence ATGGTTTTCAGTGTCGGCGAGACCGTTGTTTACCCCCACCACGGGGCCGCACTCATCGAGGCAATCGAGACTCGGGTCATCAAGGGCGAGCCCAAGCAGTACCTCGTCCTGAGGGTCGCGCAGGGTGACCTGACGGTCCGGGTGCCCGCCGAGAACGCCGAGATCGTGGGTGTGCGTGAGGTGGTCGGCGAAGAGGGCCTGGGCAAGGTCTTCGACGTGCTCCGTGCACCGCACACCGAGGAGCCGACCAACTGGTCGCGGCGTTACAAGGCGAATCTGGAGAAGCTGGCTTCCGGTAACCCGCTGAAGGTCGCCGAGGTCGTCCGCGACCTGTGGCGCCGGGAGCGGGAGCGGGGTCTGTCCGCGGGCGAGAAGCGCATGCTCGCCAAGGCCCGCGACATTCTCGTCGGCGAGGTCGCGCTGGCTGAGAAGAGCACCAAGGACGAGGCGGAGACGCTGCTCGACAAGGTGCTGACCGAGGCCTGA
- a CDS encoding DivIVA domain-containing protein, which yields MAQVYRSGQLYGTGLPARLTPHEVRTRTFDPRRRGVDPDQVREFQAQVADELTDLHQQVRLLSEENDRLKRALRDWQTMHARECQPNEGHW from the coding sequence GTGGCCCAGGTGTATCGATCCGGCCAGCTCTACGGCACCGGCCTCCCGGCCCGGTTGACCCCGCACGAGGTACGCACCCGCACCTTCGACCCGCGCCGCCGCGGCGTCGACCCAGACCAGGTACGCGAGTTCCAGGCCCAGGTCGCCGACGAACTGACCGACCTGCACCAGCAGGTACGCCTGCTCAGCGAAGAGAACGACCGACTCAAGCGGGCACTGCGCGACTGGCAAACCATGCACGCCCGGGAATGCCAACCCAACGAGGGCCACTGGTAG
- a CDS encoding acyl-CoA dehydrogenase family protein, translating to MTVHALEAARRLTPRLAARAADHDRDGSFPADDFADLRAAGLFGLMVPRELGGVGATFAEYAAVATELARGNGATALVFNMHASVTGALGAVTEELAEALGVPDEALAARDRLLRAAAEGAWYAVAMSERGAGARLSQLSTVYEPVDGGWHIKGSKTFCSGAGHPDGYLVAARSAADQSVVSQFLVPAGEGITVESTWDSLGMRATSSHDLHLDVTVPADRLLGGVEGLALVVAQLMPHWLVASYAAVYVGVARAAIDAAAEHLNARNLAGLPAVRARLGRADAAVAAAELVVAEAARRVDEAPGDAETNRWVWRAKLLAGTTAADVAASMLEAAGTSATRRGHPLERLYRDARCGSLHPATSDVCADWLGVAALGGDPDRDGSAPRW from the coding sequence ATGACTGTGCACGCGCTGGAGGCGGCCCGTCGGTTGACGCCGCGACTGGCCGCCCGCGCGGCGGACCACGACCGGGACGGCTCCTTCCCGGCCGACGACTTCGCCGACCTGCGGGCGGCCGGGCTCTTCGGGCTGATGGTGCCCCGCGAGTTGGGCGGGGTGGGGGCCACCTTCGCCGAGTACGCCGCGGTCGCCACCGAGCTGGCCCGGGGCAACGGCGCCACCGCGCTGGTGTTCAACATGCACGCCTCCGTCACCGGGGCGCTCGGCGCGGTGACCGAGGAACTGGCGGAGGCGCTCGGCGTACCCGACGAGGCGCTGGCCGCCCGGGACCGGCTGCTCCGCGCGGCGGCCGAGGGCGCCTGGTACGCGGTGGCGATGAGCGAGCGCGGCGCCGGTGCCCGGCTGTCCCAGCTCAGCACCGTGTACGAGCCGGTCGACGGGGGCTGGCACATCAAGGGCAGCAAGACCTTCTGCTCCGGCGCCGGGCACCCGGACGGCTACCTGGTGGCCGCGCGCAGCGCCGCCGACCAGTCGGTGGTCTCCCAGTTCCTGGTCCCGGCCGGCGAGGGCATCACGGTCGAGTCCACCTGGGACTCGCTCGGCATGCGCGCCACCTCGTCACACGATCTGCATCTGGACGTCACCGTCCCGGCCGACCGGCTGCTCGGCGGGGTGGAGGGGCTCGCTCTGGTGGTCGCCCAGCTCATGCCGCACTGGCTGGTGGCCAGCTACGCCGCCGTCTACGTCGGGGTGGCCCGGGCGGCGATCGACGCCGCCGCCGAGCACCTGAACGCGCGCAACCTCGCCGGCCTGCCGGCGGTGCGGGCCCGGCTGGGTCGCGCGGACGCGGCGGTGGCGGCGGCCGAGCTGGTGGTGGCCGAGGCGGCCCGCCGGGTGGACGAGGCGCCCGGCGACGCGGAGACCAATCGCTGGGTGTGGCGGGCCAAGCTGCTCGCCGGCACCACCGCAGCCGACGTGGCGGCATCCATGCTGGAGGCCGCCGGCACCTCGGCCACCCGCCGAGGCCACCCGCTGGAACGGCTCTACCGGGACGCCCGGTGCGGCTCGCTGCACCCGGCCACCTCCGACGTCTGCGCCGACTGGCTCGGCGTAGCCGCGCTTGGCGGCGACCCGGACCGCGACGGCTCCGCGCCTCGTTGGTGA
- a CDS encoding type III polyketide synthase: MAVPVIAGLGTAQPPAAAQQELWAGFFAKHFSGATRALAERIFANSGVSRRQAAVNPLLEDVSEWPTERRMRRYQVEALPLGKEAVGRALTAAGLDARDVGLFLVCSCTGYATPGLDILLARDLGMAPGTQRMFVGHMGCYAALPGLGAASDFVTARGRPALLLCAELTSLHIQPATARVDTQQIVSHALFSDAAVAAVLVPGGSGYALREVASVTDTSTADHMTWDVTDTGFRMGLSPKVPQVLSHHVRGLVDDLLARHGQTLAEVDGWAVHPGGPRILNVVDRELALPPEALAASRATLDEHGNCSSPTVLLILDRLRRANTPPGRVVMLAFGPGLTLYAALLERTG, translated from the coding sequence ATGGCCGTGCCGGTGATCGCGGGCCTGGGTACGGCGCAGCCGCCGGCCGCCGCGCAGCAGGAACTCTGGGCGGGTTTCTTCGCGAAGCACTTCTCCGGGGCCACCCGGGCGCTGGCCGAGCGCATCTTCGCCAACTCCGGCGTGTCCCGCCGGCAGGCGGCCGTGAACCCGCTGCTGGAGGATGTCTCGGAGTGGCCGACCGAGCGGCGCATGCGGCGCTACCAGGTGGAGGCGTTGCCGCTCGGCAAGGAGGCGGTCGGCCGGGCGCTCACCGCCGCCGGGCTGGACGCGCGGGACGTGGGCCTGTTCCTGGTTTGCTCCTGCACCGGCTACGCCACCCCGGGGCTGGACATCCTGCTCGCCCGGGACCTCGGCATGGCCCCGGGCACCCAGCGCATGTTCGTCGGCCACATGGGCTGCTACGCGGCCCTGCCCGGGCTGGGCGCGGCGAGCGACTTCGTCACCGCCCGGGGCCGCCCCGCGCTGCTGCTCTGCGCGGAGCTGACCAGTCTGCACATCCAGCCGGCGACTGCCCGGGTGGACACCCAGCAGATCGTGTCCCACGCGCTCTTCTCGGACGCCGCGGTCGCTGCCGTGCTCGTTCCCGGCGGCTCCGGGTACGCGCTGCGCGAGGTCGCCTCGGTGACCGACACCTCGACGGCCGACCACATGACCTGGGACGTCACCGACACCGGGTTCCGGATGGGCCTGTCGCCGAAGGTCCCGCAGGTGCTCTCGCACCACGTTCGGGGCCTGGTCGACGATCTGCTGGCCCGGCACGGTCAGACCTTGGCCGAAGTGGACGGCTGGGCGGTGCATCCCGGCGGGCCGCGCATCCTCAACGTGGTGGACCGGGAGCTGGCCCTGCCGCCGGAAGCCCTCGCGGCGTCCCGCGCCACGTTGGACGAGCACGGCAACTGTTCGTCGCCGACGGTGCTGCTGATCCTGGACCGCCTGCGTCGGGCGAACACGCCGCCGGGCCGGGTCGTGATGCTCGCCTTCGGCCCGGGCCTGACCCTGTACGCGGCCCTGCTCGAGCGCACCGGCTGA
- the ispD gene encoding 2-C-methyl-D-erythritol 4-phosphate cytidylyltransferase, which produces MTAQLNPRGDVAVLVPAAGAGVRLGPGAPKALRPLAGEPLLVHAVRRIAAAPSVHTIVVAAPAADVGSVRAMLAPVAPVTVVAGGAERQASVAAALAAVPAGPEIVLVHDAARALTPPELVESVAAAVRAGHDAVIPVLPVVDTIKEVDAGEVVLGTVDRSALRAVQTPQGFRRSVLTAAHAAAGDPLTDDAGLVEKQGVPVVCVPGSEYALKVTRPFDLALAEHLLVAGA; this is translated from the coding sequence GTGACCGCGCAGCTCAACCCGCGCGGTGACGTCGCGGTCCTTGTTCCTGCGGCCGGTGCCGGGGTACGCCTCGGCCCCGGCGCCCCGAAGGCGCTCCGGCCGCTCGCCGGGGAGCCCCTGCTGGTGCACGCCGTACGCCGGATCGCGGCGGCGCCCTCGGTGCACACGATCGTGGTGGCCGCCCCGGCCGCCGACGTCGGATCCGTCCGGGCGATGCTCGCGCCGGTCGCTCCGGTGACCGTGGTGGCCGGCGGCGCGGAGCGCCAGGCCTCGGTGGCCGCCGCGCTGGCCGCCGTCCCCGCCGGGCCGGAGATCGTCCTGGTGCACGACGCCGCCCGCGCGCTCACCCCACCCGAGTTGGTCGAGTCGGTGGCCGCGGCGGTCCGCGCCGGGCACGACGCGGTGATCCCGGTGCTGCCCGTGGTCGACACGATCAAGGAGGTCGACGCCGGCGAGGTGGTCCTCGGCACGGTGGATCGGTCCGCCCTGCGGGCCGTGCAGACGCCGCAGGGCTTTCGCCGTTCGGTGCTGACCGCCGCCCACGCGGCGGCCGGGGACCCGCTCACCGACGACGCCGGCCTCGTGGAGAAGCAGGGCGTGCCGGTGGTCTGCGTCCCCGGCTCCGAGTACGCGCTCAAGGTCACCCGGCCGTTCGACCTGGCCCTGGCCGAGCACCTGCTGGTGGCCGGCGCCTGA
- a CDS encoding winged helix-turn-helix domain-containing protein, which produces MPTTPDYIRIADDIIAAVRAKKLKPEDKLPSIAQMAADYKVGTSTIQMVYVRLEALCVIRRHQGKGIFITDPKTWMRKP; this is translated from the coding sequence ATGCCTACAACACCTGACTACATTCGCATCGCCGATGACATCATCGCTGCTGTCAGGGCGAAGAAGCTCAAGCCAGAGGACAAGCTGCCATCGATTGCCCAGATGGCGGCGGACTACAAGGTGGGCACGTCCACGATCCAGATGGTCTATGTCCGGCTGGAGGCGCTGTGCGTCATCCGGCGGCATCAGGGCAAGGGCATCTTCATCACAGACCCGAAGACCTGGATGCGCAAGCCTTGA